Part of the Pedobacter roseus genome is shown below.
ATATATCCTGGTTTTACCTGAAGTTTTTTTAATAACAAATTTTCCATTTTATAAGTTTAATCGCTTATTGCTTTTGGCGGTTAAATTTAGCCACAGAGGCACGGAGTAATTTTTCAGATTTTTATTACTATCGACTCTGTGTGCTTTGTTTTTTTTCTCCGTGCTCTCTGTGGTAAAAAATAGATGATTACAACCTTAATTTAGCAAAGAAATCCCAGAATACAATCCCGGCAGAAATTACGATGTTAAAAGAATGTTTGGTGCCAAATTGTGGGATTTCGATACATTCATCAATTTTTGCCATTACTTCATCGCTCACACCATCAACTTCATTTCCGAAAATCAGTGCATATTTTTTATTAGTGTCGGGTTTAAAAGTATTTAGCATCGTGCTATGCTCTGCCTGCTCAATGGCAATAATTTCATATCCTAAATCCCTTAGTGCATCAACTGCCTGTAAAGTGTCTGTATAGTGAATCCAATCAACAGATTGCGTAGCACCCAAAGCCGTTTTTTCAATTTCTCGGTGAGGTGGCTGTGCGGTAATGCCACAAAGAATTACTTTTTCTAAAGCAAAGCCATCAGCAGTACGGAATATTGAACCTACATTGTGCATACTGCGCACATTATCCAAAACCACTACAACAGGTAATTTTTCCTGTGCTTTAAACGCTTCAATATCCGGACGATTTAACTCGTCTAATTTTAATTTTCTCATTATTTTTTAAAATAATTTCACAGGATTACACAGATTGGATATACTGTCGAATCTGTATTTACTTGTATACATCTTGTGTTAAGTGTTTTTATAAACTGGTTGGTCCACCGCCAATTTCGCTGATATAAATCGCTGCAGGGTAACCAATTTTAGCTACATAATAATCTGTTAAATGCCTGGCGAAATCTTCTTCAAAGCCTTTTTCCAATAAAGCGATGGCACAGCCGCCAAATCCGGCACCCGTCATACGTGCACCAATTACATGCTCATAATCTGTGCAAAAATCTACCACAGCATCCAGCTCTTTTCCACTTACTTCGTATAAGCTTCTTAATGATTGATGCGAGGCATACATTAACCGGCCAAATTCTTCGAGGCTTCCACTGTTTAAAGCCCTGGCAGCCTGATGAACACGGTCGTTCTCTTTAACTACATGTGTAGCGCGGTTTAATATGGTTTCATCGCTAATTAAATGGCTGTGCAGGGCAAACTTCTCTGCATTAAGCTCGCAAAGATAGTGAAGTGTAATCTCTTCGTTCAATAACTTTAAGGCTGTTCGACATTCGGCAACACGTTCATTATACTTAGAATCTGCCAGTTCGCGCGGTTTATTGGTATTGATGATGGCCAGCACATAATTGCCAAGGTCAACATCAACCATTTTATATTTTAAAGTCTCACAGTCTAAAACAATCGCTTTGTTTTTCTCGCCAAAAGCAACTGCAAACTGATCCATAATACCAGAGTTTAAACCAATAAAATCATTCTCCACACGTTTGGCAATCTTAACAAGCTCCAATCGGTCGTAACCCAGGTTAAAATAACTGTTTAAGGCATAAGCAGTAGCAATCTCAATTGATGCAGAAGAAGAAAGTCCTGATCCGATGGGGATATTTCCATAAAAAAGGAAATCAAGTCCGGTGATCTCTTTTCCATCTTTGATCATTTCATTAATTACACCTATAGGGTAATTGGCCCAGTGGTTTCCGTCTTTTTCATTTAGAATATTGCTTTCAACAGTGGTTTCCATCTCGAAATTCAGACTCTTAAACCTAAATTTGTTATCGTTATTGGGCGCAATGGCCAGCCAGGTTCCGAGGGTAATGGCACAAGGCATTACTAAACCGCCGTTGTAATCAATATGCTCGCCAATGAGGTTAACGCGGCCGGGTGTAAAATATACGGCATCGGCTTTTTTATGGTATTGCGATGCAAATTTTTCCTCAAGGTTAATATTCATTTGGCTAAAATATATTTATTAAAAGCATTAATAATAGTATGTTTGTTTAGGAAACAAAAGCCCTAAGTTACAATTTATGAGCGTTCAGCAAATACCTACCGGAAAAATTATTGATGGCGAAGAAGTTATCGCAATCGAACTAACCAATAGTAAAGGCACTTATGTTAAAATATTTAATTATGGTGCTATTATTAATAAATTCATCGTTAAAAACGCCAAAGGCGAGATGCAGGATATTGTATTGGGCTTTGATACTTTCGACGAATACCTTAATCCAGATTACCTAACCCACTATCCATATTTGGGTGCTATTGTGGG
Proteins encoded:
- a CDS encoding RNA methyltransferase; amino-acid sequence: MRKLKLDELNRPDIEAFKAQEKLPVVVVLDNVRSMHNVGSIFRTADGFALEKVILCGITAQPPHREIEKTALGATQSVDWIHYTDTLQAVDALRDLGYEIIAIEQAEHSTMLNTFKPDTNKKYALIFGNEVDGVSDEVMAKIDECIEIPQFGTKHSFNIVISAGIVFWDFFAKLRL
- a CDS encoding galactokinase codes for the protein MNINLEEKFASQYHKKADAVYFTPGRVNLIGEHIDYNGGLVMPCAITLGTWLAIAPNNDNKFRFKSLNFEMETTVESNILNEKDGNHWANYPIGVINEMIKDGKEITGLDFLFYGNIPIGSGLSSSASIEIATAYALNSYFNLGYDRLELVKIAKRVENDFIGLNSGIMDQFAVAFGEKNKAIVLDCETLKYKMVDVDLGNYVLAIINTNKPRELADSKYNERVAECRTALKLLNEEITLHYLCELNAEKFALHSHLISDETILNRATHVVKENDRVHQAARALNSGSLEEFGRLMYASHQSLRSLYEVSGKELDAVVDFCTDYEHVIGARMTGAGFGGCAIALLEKGFEEDFARHLTDYYVAKIGYPAAIYISEIGGGPTSL